In Podarcis muralis chromosome 7, rPodMur119.hap1.1, whole genome shotgun sequence, the genomic stretch CACTCTTAAGGGCCatgaacaaccatagtttagaaGTCCCGGGCcccaaggaagtcagattatcctccaccagggccagggccttttcagtgatgtctccaacctggtggaatgctctgtcgcatgagactagggcccttcaggattgaACTTCCTTCCgcagagcctgtaagacagagctattccgcctcgcctttaatttgaatccagcctgatcttttatttctcttcccttcccccccctccccttttatgaagatcaccctctccgagaccccacagctaattctcccctgacctCCTCGCTGGtacaagtaggaccaattcagccagctagccctggggattatctaacacttatttcccctaaattgatttttgaattttattgttactcatgtttttatactgtattttatgctgcttttataattgttttaaatttgtttgccaccctgagcctggtttttgaaccgggaagggcggagtataaataaaaattattattattattattattattattattattattattattattctcagtcATAGGTTCAAGCCCATggtgggcaaaggattcctgcattgcaggggggtggactagctgaatcttagggtcccttccaaatctatgtgGCTGGGGTGGTGCTGGGAGGGTGCTCAGCCTGGGGAGAGCCCCAGGGTCTGCATTTGGCTTGTGATGTAGTAGTTCTCCCACCCCTGGGGTGATTATGACAAAAGGACCCGACATCCACAGAGTGAAGAGAACAGCATATAACATCGTTTGcattgtgtgtgcgcgcgcaagtGCTTTCTAAAATATTAAGGTCGCTATTTTGTCCCCTAAATATCtccatggtgcctagggaacaacttgcaccttaatatcagcaagacaaaggagatggtgttggactttcggaggaagagaggagaactagccccgctgtacatcggggagggctgtgtggagagagtctcttcctttaaattcctaggagtttatctcagtgaagaccttacctggaaaataaaaacagtggtacttcaggttaagtacttaatttgttccggagggccgttctgaacctgaaactgttcttaacctgaagcaccactttagctaatggggcctcctgctgccgccgtgtcgccggagaacgatttctgttcttaccccgaagcaaagttcttaacctgaagcactatttctgggttagccgagtctgtaacctgaagtgtatgtaacctgaagcatatgtaacctgaggtaccactgtacaacccaggtggttaagaaagcccaacagagactccatctcctcagagtattgcggaagaacgaagtcaatcaacatttgatgatctccttctaccagtcaaaaatagaaagtgtcctttcatactgcatcacggtgtgggacGCTgttttgacatcaactgataggaagtgcctacagagggtgctgtattcaccacaagatattatgggctgtcccgtgaatctgctggatgaaatagtgggagaacgttgcctcaggagggTGAGGaaaattcacaccctggccagcactttcttgatctcctgccctcgggcagaagatatagaagcaggattagtcgcaccaacagggtaaagaacggcttctatccgtgggctgttaggctgctgaatgaaaagataacaacagggcaactgactttcgggtttggtgggtgtgcgtcagtaaacgaggggaattaagactaagagagctgagtggggggtactcgtgtaatctcactgtacagtggtacctcgggttaagtacttaattcgttccgggggtccgtacctaacccgaaactgttcttaacctgaagcaccactttagctaatggggcctccctctgccgccgcgcgatttctgttctcatcctgaagcaaagttcttgacctgaagcactatttctgggttagcagagtctgtaacctgaatcgtatgtaacctgaagcgtacgtaacccgaggtaccactgtatacaagttgtacaagtgacaataaagcatttcaatttcaattaaaTTGGTGAGAATGAAGTCCCCTTTTCCTTGCATAAAGCTCTGCCCCAGAACTCAtctccgcccccctccccacacaccgtCACCGTTTCACGAACACAAGGGAGCTGTAGTACGAAAATAGTTTATTGAGCTTCCGTAGGGGACGGGGCAGAGCAAAGGGAATGGGCGGAATGGCTTCAACTTATGCCGGAATGGCCGAGAGCTGCTTTTGGGCAACCTTGCCCCTGCCCCTCCACGTTGGGGCTTTTCGGTCTTTTGGCATTTCAGGCGCTGGGAAGGGCTTCGAAGAGAGGGAAGTTGGTCTTTGTGGGACAGGGAGGCGGCAAAAACCCTCCCCATCCAAGAATGTCTTAATGCAAAAAGCAATTGGGACTgggtgagttggggggggggagagacactgcCAAAGCTGGGGAGCTGGCAGAGggttgggttttggggggggggggacggtctGTCCGATTTCCCCTTTTCTGGTTGGCTTTCCATCCTGGGTTTCAGGCGCCCGCAAAAAAATGCACGAGCCAGCAGCTGTGCGTTGCTGCTTGCAAGGACTTTGGCAAACACTCCTGGCCCCACTGCCTCATGTGGGGCTGCAAAAACCGGGTGGCGAGGGGCGTTTCTTGAGCATTGACAGGCTACCCGGCGTGGCCTGGGGGTGCGGGTGGTGGAGACCCCTTGCAACCAACACCACAGGGCCTGGGGGTGAGTCTGGACTGTGTTTTGCAAAGGAAGGAACAACCTTTGGAGATCCCTTTGGGGCAGAGCGTCGAGAGAAGTCGTTCTTCTCGCTGGGCATCTGCCCCATGTGTCTCCCCCCACCATAGGGGGCAGCGTCATCACCAGGTCCTTGGCAGCGCTCACAAGTTCTTCCAGCGCCCCCTGCGTTTCCGCGTGGGGATCCCTTTCCTCCGCTTCTGGGGCGCAGGGGACGGCCCGCTTTTGGCTGCCGGCTGGCCTTCCTCGGGCACAGGAACCCTCTCGTCCTCTCTCCTCTCCGGGGACGGCTCCTCCTTGGTGGCGAAGGTGCCCCTGGGCGGCGGGGTCTCCGAGGAAGGGGCTGGCGGCGCGGGGCTCGGGCTCTCCCCCTGCGGGGGCAGCAGGCCGTTCGCCTGGGCAGGAAGGAGGGGCAGCAAAGCCGCCACCACGTCAGTGAGCCTCTCCAGGCCTTGCCGCAGGGTGTAGGTCAGCTCGCGGACGGCCTCAGCCGTCTCCCGCTGGGCCTGCAAGAAGTCCAGAGGGGGCTCGGCGGGCAGGTCGAGGCGGGTGCGCCGGCGCCGCAGGGGTGGCGAGGCAGAGGGGCACGGGGTGCTGCCCAGCGGCTCCGTGGGAGAGTGCTCCGGGTGCGGCCTGCAGCCTAAGCTGGCCGGAGAAGGCGCCATTTGGATGATCTGCAGTGAGGCGGGCTGGGCTGAAGGGGGCGCCGGCGAGTCGCGTTCCTTGGGCCTCAGTAGACCCCCGTTCAGGGTGCAACAGGAAGTCCGTGCAGAAGTCTCTGGGCTGCAGGAGAGGTTGCCCCTGGCTGGCATATCTGCAGTGGGGGAGGGAAGCAGGAGATTGACAATGCTGGCACccggaataataataatcatcatcatcatcatcatcatcatcatcatcatcatcatcttattatttataccccgcccatctggctgggtttccccagccactctgggcggcttccaacaaaacactaaaatacaataacctattaaacattaaaagcttccctaaacagggctgccttcagatgtcttctaaaagtctggcagttgttgttctctttgaaatctgacaggagggtgttccacagggcgggtgccactaccgagaaggccctctgcctggttccctgtaacttggcttctcgcagcgagggaaccgccagaaggccctcggagctggacctcagtgtacgggtagaacgatggaggtggagacgctccttcaggtatactgggcctttgaggccgtttagggctttaaaggtcagcaccaacactttgaattgtgctcagaaacgtacagggagccaatgcagatctctcagcaccagtgttatgtggtcccggcggcctctcccagtcaccagtctagctgccgcattctggattagttgtagtttccgggtcaccttcaaaggtagacccacatagagcacaagcgagagataaccagaggaAACGAGAGGAAACTCCTTTTCctaggcagtgttagaaattcagcTATATAACCTAGGCACCATGTGGTCCCTGAACTCTAGGTTACAGTCGCCACAACGTCAGTTTACCAGTgggtcagactggatgacccttgggccccttaaaggtaaaaggacccctgatcattaggtcaagtcgtgaccgactctggggttgcgacgctcatttcgctttattggccgagggagccggcgtacagcttccgggtcatgtggccagcatgactaagccgcttctggcaaaccagagcagcgcacagaaacgccgtttaccttcccgccagagtggtacctatttatctacttgcactttgacgtgcttttgaactgctaggttggcaggagcagggaccaagcaacgggagctcaccccgtcgcggggatttgaaccgcccatCTTCTGATccgcaggtcctaggctctgtggtttaacccacagcgccacccgcatcccttacagtTCTACAATTCCACGATCTCAACTACCTTACTTGACTGTGG encodes the following:
- the MYPOP gene encoding myb-related transcription factor, partner of profilin, producing MSGESEEITRLRKPRFSYEENQILIQEVRANYAKLYGTQSRRVTVAERRRVWEGIAAKINSITSWKRTGQEVQKRWNDFKRRTKEKLARVPHSTQGAGSACDESFSAEEETIFAILGPGVVMGAGGVEPGALQNTTGFATPSYRLAAEHGADMPARGNLSCSPETSARTSCCTLNGGLLRPKERDSPAPPSAQPASLQIIQMAPSPASLGCRPHPEHSPTEPLGSTPCPSASPPLRRRRTRLDLPAEPPLDFLQAQRETAEAVRELTYTLRQGLERLTDVVAALLPLLPAQANGLLPPQGESPSPAPPAPSSETPPPRGTFATKEEPSPERREDERVPVPEEGQPAAKSGPSPAPQKRRKGIPTRKRRGRWKNL